The following proteins come from a genomic window of Notamacropus eugenii isolate mMacEug1 chromosome X, mMacEug1.pri_v2, whole genome shotgun sequence:
- the IDS gene encoding iduronate 2-sulfatase isoform X2: MTRPTPGLLWLRLAVSLAFAPLLLTAPPPEGPGYAAPEEPVDSVGVGSLKDGLNVLLIIVDDLRPALGCYGEALVKSPNIDQLASHSVVFQNAFAQQAVCAPSRVSFLTGRRPDTTRVYDFNSYWRVHSGNYSTIPQYFKENGYMTLSVGKVFHPGISSNHSDDFPYSWSIPPFHPSSEQYENSKTCKGQDEELHANLICPVNVADVPEGTLPDKQSTEEAIRLLEKMKKMNGLFFLAVGYHKPHIPFRYPKRKIRQSYFASVSYLDSQVGHLLNALDELQLSNNTIIAFVSDHGWALGEHGEWAKYSNFDVATQVPLMFYVPGKTAPFISPGEKLFPYIDPFDSTSEVMVPGGRATELVELVSLFPTLSELAGLNVPRRCPFDSFNIELCREGPSLVRYLNFTKWERDPYDSTRKPIDLVAYSQYPRPADTPQWNSDKPHLKDIKIMGYSIRTVDYRFTVWVSFNPENFTADFTDIHAGELYFVDSDPLQDHNVYNQTMGIY, translated from the exons ATGACGAGGCCAACCCCGGGCCTGTTGTGGCTGAGGCTCGCGGTTTCGCTTGCCTTCGCGCCCCTCCTGCTGACCGCTCCTCCGCCAGAAGGCCCAGGGTACGCGGCCCCCGAGGAGCCCGTGGATTCGGTCGGGGTCGGTTCGCTGAAAG ATGGCCTGAATGTTCTGTTGATCATCGTGGATGACCTACGGCCTGCCCTAGGCTGCTATGGAGAGGCTCTTGTGAAATCTCCAAACATTGATCAGCTCGCCTCTCATAGCGTGGTGTTCCAAAACGCCTTTGCCCAA CAAGCTGTTTGTGCCCCGAGTAGGGTGTCTTTCTTAACTGGTCGGAGACCCGACACTACCAGAGTGTATGACTTCAATTCCTACTGGAGAGTACATTCAGGAAATTATTCTACCATCCCTCAGTATTTCAAGGAGAATGGCTACATGACTTTGTCAGTTGGAAAAGTGTTTCACCCTG GAATTTCTTCTAATCACAGTGATGATTTTCCATACAGCTGGTCAATTccaccttttcatccctcctccgAACAGTATGAAAATAGCAAG ACCTGTAAAGGTCAGGATGAAGAACTTCATGCCAATTTGATTTGCCCTGTGAATGTTGCTGATGTGCCCGAAGGAACCTTGCCTGATAAACAGAGCACTGAAGAAGCCATACGATTgctggaaaagatgaaaaaaatgaatggtcttttctttctggctgttggCTATCATAAACCTCACATCCCATTCAGATACCCCAAG cGGAAAATCCGTCAGAGTTATTTTGCATCTGTTTCTTATTTGGATTCACAAGTTGGTCACCTGTTAAATGCTTTGGATGAACTTCAGCTCTCTAACAACACAATTATTGCCTTTGTGTCTGATCATG GATGGGCTCTAGGTGAACATGGAGAATGGGCCAAGTACAGCAATTTTGATGTAGCCACTCAAGTGCCCCTGATGTTTTATGTCCCTGGAAAGACTGCTCCATTTATTTCTCCTGGAGAGAAGCTTTTTCCTTACATCGATCCCTTTGACTCAACGTCAGAAGTAATGGTTCCAG GAGGTCGAGCCACAGAGCTTGTTGAACTGGTGTCTCTTTTTCCGACTCTCTCAGAACTTGCCGGACTGAATGTACCCCGACGCTGCCCATTTGATTCATTTAACATTGAGCTGTGCAGAGAAGGACCAAGCCTTGTTAGGTATTTAAACTTCACCAAATGGGAAAGAGACCCTTATGACAGCACCAGGAAACCCATTGACCTTGTGGCATACAGCCAGTATCCACGGCCTGCAGATACCCCTCAGTGGAATTCTGATAAGCCAcatttaaaagatataaaaattatgggCTATTCCATACGTACAGTAGACTACAGGTTTACCGTATGGGTCAGCTTTAACCCTGAGAATTTCACTGCCGATTTTACTGACATCCATGCAGGTGAACTATATTTTGTAGACAGTGACCCCCTGCAGGATCATAATGTTTATAACCAGACCATGGGCATATATTAA
- the IDS gene encoding iduronate 2-sulfatase isoform X1, whose protein sequence is MTRPTPGLLWLRLAVSLAFAPLLLTAPPPEGPGYAAPEEPVDSVGVGSLKDGLNVLLIIVDDLRPALGCYGEALVKSPNIDQLASHSVVFQNAFAQQAVCAPSRVSFLTGRRPDTTRVYDFNSYWRVHSGNYSTIPQYFKENGYMTLSVGKVFHPGISSNHSDDFPYSWSIPPFHPSSEQYENSKTCKGQDEELHANLICPVNVADVPEGTLPDKQSTEEAIRLLEKMKKMNGLFFLAVGYHKPHIPFRYPKEFQKLYPLENITLAPDPQIPAGLPPVAYNPWMDIREREDVQALNISVPYGPIPTEFQRKIRQSYFASVSYLDSQVGHLLNALDELQLSNNTIIAFVSDHGWALGEHGEWAKYSNFDVATQVPLMFYVPGKTAPFISPGEKLFPYIDPFDSTSEVMVPGGRATELVELVSLFPTLSELAGLNVPRRCPFDSFNIELCREGPSLVRYLNFTKWERDPYDSTRKPIDLVAYSQYPRPADTPQWNSDKPHLKDIKIMGYSIRTVDYRFTVWVSFNPENFTADFTDIHAGELYFVDSDPLQDHNVYNQTMGIY, encoded by the exons ATGACGAGGCCAACCCCGGGCCTGTTGTGGCTGAGGCTCGCGGTTTCGCTTGCCTTCGCGCCCCTCCTGCTGACCGCTCCTCCGCCAGAAGGCCCAGGGTACGCGGCCCCCGAGGAGCCCGTGGATTCGGTCGGGGTCGGTTCGCTGAAAG ATGGCCTGAATGTTCTGTTGATCATCGTGGATGACCTACGGCCTGCCCTAGGCTGCTATGGAGAGGCTCTTGTGAAATCTCCAAACATTGATCAGCTCGCCTCTCATAGCGTGGTGTTCCAAAACGCCTTTGCCCAA CAAGCTGTTTGTGCCCCGAGTAGGGTGTCTTTCTTAACTGGTCGGAGACCCGACACTACCAGAGTGTATGACTTCAATTCCTACTGGAGAGTACATTCAGGAAATTATTCTACCATCCCTCAGTATTTCAAGGAGAATGGCTACATGACTTTGTCAGTTGGAAAAGTGTTTCACCCTG GAATTTCTTCTAATCACAGTGATGATTTTCCATACAGCTGGTCAATTccaccttttcatccctcctccgAACAGTATGAAAATAGCAAG ACCTGTAAAGGTCAGGATGAAGAACTTCATGCCAATTTGATTTGCCCTGTGAATGTTGCTGATGTGCCCGAAGGAACCTTGCCTGATAAACAGAGCACTGAAGAAGCCATACGATTgctggaaaagatgaaaaaaatgaatggtcttttctttctggctgttggCTATCATAAACCTCACATCCCATTCAGATACCCCAAG GAATTTCAGAAGCTGTATCCCTTGGAAAATATTACTCTGGCTCCTGATCCTCAGATCCCTGCTGGACTACCTCCTGTGGCATATAACCCCTGGATGGATATCAGGGAGAGGGAAGATGTCCAGGCCTTAAACATCAGTGTTCCCTATGGCCCAATTCCTACAGAGTTTCAG cGGAAAATCCGTCAGAGTTATTTTGCATCTGTTTCTTATTTGGATTCACAAGTTGGTCACCTGTTAAATGCTTTGGATGAACTTCAGCTCTCTAACAACACAATTATTGCCTTTGTGTCTGATCATG GATGGGCTCTAGGTGAACATGGAGAATGGGCCAAGTACAGCAATTTTGATGTAGCCACTCAAGTGCCCCTGATGTTTTATGTCCCTGGAAAGACTGCTCCATTTATTTCTCCTGGAGAGAAGCTTTTTCCTTACATCGATCCCTTTGACTCAACGTCAGAAGTAATGGTTCCAG GAGGTCGAGCCACAGAGCTTGTTGAACTGGTGTCTCTTTTTCCGACTCTCTCAGAACTTGCCGGACTGAATGTACCCCGACGCTGCCCATTTGATTCATTTAACATTGAGCTGTGCAGAGAAGGACCAAGCCTTGTTAGGTATTTAAACTTCACCAAATGGGAAAGAGACCCTTATGACAGCACCAGGAAACCCATTGACCTTGTGGCATACAGCCAGTATCCACGGCCTGCAGATACCCCTCAGTGGAATTCTGATAAGCCAcatttaaaagatataaaaattatgggCTATTCCATACGTACAGTAGACTACAGGTTTACCGTATGGGTCAGCTTTAACCCTGAGAATTTCACTGCCGATTTTACTGACATCCATGCAGGTGAACTATATTTTGTAGACAGTGACCCCCTGCAGGATCATAATGTTTATAACCAGACCATGGGCATATATTAA